A genomic region of Thunnus maccoyii chromosome 13, fThuMac1.1, whole genome shotgun sequence contains the following coding sequences:
- the hpda gene encoding 4-hydroxyphenylpyruvate dioxygenase isoform X1 — MTSYTDKGEKPERGRFLRFHHLTFWVGNAKQAASYYCDKMGFEPVAYKGLETGSREVVSHVIRQDKIIFAFESPLNPGNEEMGEHMIKHGDGVKDVAFQVEDCDHLIKTAKERGAVVIKGPWVEQDSHGSVKYAVVQTYGDTTHTLIEYLGPYKGLFLPGYKEPLFRDPLLAKLPPAGLNFIDHVVGNQPDEQMVPVSDWYQKCLMFHRFWSIDDKQIHTQYSALRSIVVTNYEETIKMPINEPALGKKKSQIQEYVDYNGGPGVQHIALNTSNIIQTIVNLRARGMEFLSAPDTYYETLREKLKTAKIKVKEDLNRLQELKILVDFDDKGYLLQIFTKPVQDRPTLFLEVIQRNNHFGFGAGNFKSLFEAIEKDQDARGNLTVLTPKGQAKAFY; from the exons ATG aCAAGCTACACAGATAAAGGGGAGAAG CCTGAAAGGGGAAGGTTTCTCAGGTTTCATCATCTCACCTTCTGGGTTGGCAATGCCAAACAG GCGGCCTCGTACTACTGTGATAAGATGGGCTTCGAGCCTGTGGCCTATAAGGGTTTGGAGACCGGCAGCCGAGAGGTTGTGTCTCATGTCATCAGACAGGATAAG ATAATATTTGCGTTTGAATCTCCGCTTAATCCTGGCAATGAAG AAATGGGAGAACACATGATTAAGCACGGAGACGGAGTGAAAGACGTCGCTTTCCAAGTGGAGGACTGTGACCACTTAATCAAG acagctAAAGAGCGGGGAGCTGTAGTCATCAAGGGGCCCTGGGTGGAGCAGGACAGCCATGGGAGTGTCAAGTATGCTGTGGTTCAGACG TATGGagatacaacacacacactcattgaGTATCTCGGACCCTACAAAGGCCTTTTCCTGCCCGGCTACAAAGAGCCTCTGTTTAGGGATCCTCTGTTAGCCAAACT TCCACCAGCAGGTTTGAACTTCATTGATCATGTTGTGGGAAACCAGCCAGATGAACAAATGGTGCCAGTTTCAGACTG GTATCAGAAGTGTTTGATGTTCCATCGGTTCTGGTCAATAGATGACAAGCAAATCCACACGCAGTACAGCGCGCTGAGGTCCATAGTGGTGACAAACTACGAAGAGACCATTAAGATGCCCATCAATGAACCTGCGCTGGGGAAAAAGAAGTCACAAATCCAG GAATATGTGGACTATAACGGCGGGCCAGGTGTTCAGCACATCGCACTCAACACGTCAAACATTATTCAAACC ATAGTGAACCTGCGCGCCCGAGGGATGGAGTTCCTCTCAGCGCCTGACACGTACTATGAAACCCTGCGGGAGAAACTCAAAACCGCCAAGATCAAGGTGAAGGAGGACCTCAACCGTTTACAG gAACTGAAAATCTTAGTTGACTTTGATGACAAGGGCTACCTCCTCCAAATCTTCACCAAACCTGTGCAGGACAGACCAACCCTCTTCTTGGAGGTCATTCAGAGGAACAACCACTTT GGTTTCGGGGCAGGAAACTTCAAGTCTCTCTTTGAGGCCATTGAGAAGGACCAAGACGCCAGGGGCAACCTCACTGTGCTGACACCCAAAGGGCAGGCCAAGGCCTTCTACTGA
- the hpda gene encoding 4-hydroxyphenylpyruvate dioxygenase isoform X2: MGFEPVAYKGLETGSREVVSHVIRQDKIIFAFESPLNPGNEEMGEHMIKHGDGVKDVAFQVEDCDHLIKTAKERGAVVIKGPWVEQDSHGSVKYAVVQTYGDTTHTLIEYLGPYKGLFLPGYKEPLFRDPLLAKLPPAGLNFIDHVVGNQPDEQMVPVSDWYQKCLMFHRFWSIDDKQIHTQYSALRSIVVTNYEETIKMPINEPALGKKKSQIQEYVDYNGGPGVQHIALNTSNIIQTIVNLRARGMEFLSAPDTYYETLREKLKTAKIKVKEDLNRLQELKILVDFDDKGYLLQIFTKPVQDRPTLFLEVIQRNNHFGFGAGNFKSLFEAIEKDQDARGNLTVLTPKGQAKAFY, from the exons ATGGGCTTCGAGCCTGTGGCCTATAAGGGTTTGGAGACCGGCAGCCGAGAGGTTGTGTCTCATGTCATCAGACAGGATAAG ATAATATTTGCGTTTGAATCTCCGCTTAATCCTGGCAATGAAG AAATGGGAGAACACATGATTAAGCACGGAGACGGAGTGAAAGACGTCGCTTTCCAAGTGGAGGACTGTGACCACTTAATCAAG acagctAAAGAGCGGGGAGCTGTAGTCATCAAGGGGCCCTGGGTGGAGCAGGACAGCCATGGGAGTGTCAAGTATGCTGTGGTTCAGACG TATGGagatacaacacacacactcattgaGTATCTCGGACCCTACAAAGGCCTTTTCCTGCCCGGCTACAAAGAGCCTCTGTTTAGGGATCCTCTGTTAGCCAAACT TCCACCAGCAGGTTTGAACTTCATTGATCATGTTGTGGGAAACCAGCCAGATGAACAAATGGTGCCAGTTTCAGACTG GTATCAGAAGTGTTTGATGTTCCATCGGTTCTGGTCAATAGATGACAAGCAAATCCACACGCAGTACAGCGCGCTGAGGTCCATAGTGGTGACAAACTACGAAGAGACCATTAAGATGCCCATCAATGAACCTGCGCTGGGGAAAAAGAAGTCACAAATCCAG GAATATGTGGACTATAACGGCGGGCCAGGTGTTCAGCACATCGCACTCAACACGTCAAACATTATTCAAACC ATAGTGAACCTGCGCGCCCGAGGGATGGAGTTCCTCTCAGCGCCTGACACGTACTATGAAACCCTGCGGGAGAAACTCAAAACCGCCAAGATCAAGGTGAAGGAGGACCTCAACCGTTTACAG gAACTGAAAATCTTAGTTGACTTTGATGACAAGGGCTACCTCCTCCAAATCTTCACCAAACCTGTGCAGGACAGACCAACCCTCTTCTTGGAGGTCATTCAGAGGAACAACCACTTT GGTTTCGGGGCAGGAAACTTCAAGTCTCTCTTTGAGGCCATTGAGAAGGACCAAGACGCCAGGGGCAACCTCACTGTGCTGACACCCAAAGGGCAGGCCAAGGCCTTCTACTGA